One genomic window of Mucilaginibacter terrenus includes the following:
- a CDS encoding chemotaxis protein CheB, protein MEPQRIVVVGTSAGGIKAVNQLMKKFPADLPVAIFVVIHMSKHSQAHVIKEQLQKSTAFTCRVPTDGEQIQAGHLYISPADVHMLVKPGEVRLVLGPHENRWRPSIDVLFRSAAVAYGAATIGIILTGLLDDGTSGLAAIKRSGGMAIVQDPAEAEYDDMPVSAISNVEIDNQVFLEDMGYIVADMVAKPVKTLPIPEDVKIEADITERMASKITDMEKIGTHSNFTCPDCGGGLWRIKNDNFPRYRCHTGHVYTEAALMQRQAENMEESIWVSIRMLEERRNLLLGIVWREENENTGKQYAEYKVRAEELSIHIERLKGLLISMTRTESDDEGHL, encoded by the coding sequence ATGGAACCACAAAGAATAGTTGTTGTAGGGACATCCGCCGGTGGTATTAAGGCTGTGAATCAGTTGATGAAGAAATTCCCGGCTGACTTGCCTGTTGCGATATTTGTGGTGATACACATGTCTAAACATTCGCAGGCCCATGTAATTAAAGAACAGCTGCAAAAAAGCACAGCATTTACTTGCCGGGTACCTACAGATGGCGAGCAGATACAAGCCGGCCACTTATATATAAGCCCGGCAGATGTGCACATGCTGGTAAAACCAGGTGAAGTAAGGTTAGTGCTGGGGCCGCATGAAAACCGCTGGCGCCCATCAATAGATGTGTTGTTCCGTTCGGCAGCGGTTGCCTACGGTGCAGCCACCATTGGCATTATACTAACCGGCTTGCTGGATGATGGAACATCTGGCCTGGCTGCCATAAAGCGCAGCGGCGGGATGGCTATTGTGCAAGACCCTGCAGAGGCAGAGTACGACGATATGCCGGTAAGTGCCATCAGCAATGTAGAGATAGACAATCAGGTGTTTTTGGAAGATATGGGCTACATAGTGGCCGATATGGTGGCAAAGCCGGTTAAAACTTTGCCAATACCAGAGGACGTGAAAATTGAAGCCGATATAACTGAGCGTATGGCGAGCAAAATTACCGACATGGAAAAAATTGGCACCCATAGCAACTTCACCTGCCCTGATTGCGGAGGCGGCCTATGGCGGATTAAGAACGATAACTTCCCCAGGTACAGGTGCCACACCGGCCACGTTTATACCGAGGCGGCGCTGATGCAAAGGCAGGCCGAAAACATGGAAGAATCTATATGGGTATCTATACGGATGCTGGAGGAGCGGCGCAACCTGCTGCTGGGCATTGTTTGGCGGGAAGAGAACGAGAATACCGGCAAGCAATATGCAGAGTATAAAGTTCGGGCCGAAGAGTTGAGCATACATATAGAACGGCTAAAAGGCCTGCTTATATCTATGACCAGGACCGAGTCTGACGATGAGGGGCATTTATAA
- a CDS encoding PAS domain-containing sensor histidine kinase: MAERAVDNAGENNATGAEQDVQAILQELQVHQIELEMQNDELKLANEELELQQLRFSSIYNLAPIGYFILNSSGVVTDVNNAGLTLLETGKMGLASKRLIQFVVPVHTDVFYRFYHEMSIRRARESCQLTMRSQTGREFHAQIEGIAIKAALGEQPQYYVAIIDISESIEARRALAETKDRLQLSLEASAAGTWELDLETMEFYLDEFNRNILGGMHGNGFDRGYKNFINILHPEDREMVDHCFRNSINFDKEIDVVTRIMNAEGGLSYASIRGHVIHEAGNVKRLAGIIIDITEKRRIEEETIKLKRNQQNEISLATLTAEENERRRISDSLHDSVSQLLYGIKIKLGLLNSGRPLNNEQQDINLLIDQAIAETRNISFELAPSILTDFGLPATIEELAKRLSSSKMHIQTRATGFHQRPDIVLETSIFRIIQELLNNCMKHSGASQVKIEIKKNKHIEIHVKDNGVGFRYKENERAVSGSGLSSIKNRVNLYNGKLDVQSAPGKGTAVNITLNF, from the coding sequence ATGGCAGAGCGGGCGGTTGATAACGCGGGCGAAAACAACGCTACAGGCGCAGAGCAGGATGTACAAGCGATATTACAGGAGCTGCAGGTACACCAGATAGAGCTGGAAATGCAAAATGACGAGCTGAAGCTTGCCAACGAAGAGTTGGAATTGCAGCAGCTAAGGTTCTCCAGCATTTACAACCTGGCGCCAATAGGGTACTTCATCCTAAACAGCTCGGGCGTAGTAACTGATGTTAACAATGCCGGGCTAACCTTGTTGGAAACCGGCAAAATGGGGCTTGCCTCCAAGCGGCTGATACAATTTGTTGTGCCCGTGCATACGGATGTTTTTTACCGCTTTTATCATGAAATGTCTATAAGGCGGGCGCGCGAGAGCTGCCAGCTTACCATGCGGTCGCAAACCGGGCGCGAATTTCACGCGCAGATAGAAGGCATTGCAATAAAGGCTGCTTTGGGCGAGCAGCCGCAATATTACGTAGCTATTATTGATATAAGCGAAAGTATAGAAGCCCGGCGGGCGCTTGCCGAAACCAAGGACAGGCTACAGCTTTCGCTAGAGGCATCCGCGGCGGGTACCTGGGAGCTCGACCTGGAAACTATGGAGTTTTACCTGGACGAATTTAACCGTAATATTTTAGGCGGAATGCACGGCAACGGATTTGACAGGGGATATAAAAACTTCATCAACATTTTGCACCCGGAGGATAGGGAAATGGTTGACCACTGCTTTCGTAACTCCATTAACTTTGATAAAGAGATTGATGTAGTAACCCGCATTATGAATGCTGAAGGAGGGTTATCTTACGCCAGTATACGGGGGCATGTTATACATGAAGCTGGCAACGTTAAAAGGCTGGCCGGTATAATTATAGATATAACCGAAAAGCGCCGGATAGAAGAGGAGACCATTAAACTTAAGCGCAACCAGCAGAACGAAATTAGCCTGGCCACCCTTACTGCCGAGGAGAACGAGCGCAGGCGCATCAGCGATTCGCTGCACGACAGTGTAAGCCAGCTGTTATATGGGATAAAAATAAAGCTGGGCTTATTGAATTCTGGGCGGCCGCTGAATAACGAGCAGCAGGATATCAACTTGCTGATAGACCAGGCAATTGCAGAAACCAGGAACATTTCCTTTGAGCTTGCGCCCTCTATTTTGACTGATTTTGGGCTGCCGGCTACTATTGAGGAGCTGGCTAAGCGGCTGTCATCATCAAAAATGCATATTCAAACCCGGGCCACCGGTTTTCATCAGCGGCCTGATATTGTGCTGGAAACAAGCATCTTCCGTATTATACAGGAACTGCTTAACAATTGCATGAAACACTCAGGCGCTAGCCAGGTTAAAATAGAGATAAAGAAAAATAAACACATAGAAATACACGTAAAAGACAACGGGGTAGGCTTTAGGTATAAAGAGAACGAGAGGGCAGTATCCGGGTCGGGGCTAAGCAGTATTAAGAACCGGGTAAACCTGTATAATGGCAAGCTGGACGTGCAGTCGGCCCCGGGCAAAGGTACCGCTGTAAATATCACCCTTAATTTTTAA